In Pseudomonadota bacterium, the following proteins share a genomic window:
- a CDS encoding TauD/TfdA family dioxygenase: protein MKVHPTRKFDNTSKSYQYITAIPLAAAMGAEVKGVDIGTITDAQFLEVEDALYRHKMIYLRDQNFSHADQESFTLRFGEFADDAYTTGVDGHRNVHPVIMEAEARVEMVFGNGWHVDSPFMKQPPSVSMLYGVDVPPYGGDTMWANTVLAYNCLSDTMKKLVTPLKIHFSANSVVNQLKKEAEDKYKKDVDGGRTKGFGSMELDMKTQSMVEGSFHPLVRTHPKSGERALYVDQTYSNGIEGLTADESAGLLSFLKEHVTQPAFTCRLRWTPGTFVLWDNRVCCHHAFNDYDGHRRELYRTTVKGEVPA, encoded by the coding sequence ATGAAAGTCCATCCCACCAGGAAATTTGATAACACATCAAAAAGTTATCAATATATTACAGCGATTCCATTGGCGGCAGCGATGGGCGCCGAAGTCAAAGGTGTCGATATCGGTACGATTACCGACGCTCAATTTCTTGAGGTCGAGGACGCGCTCTATCGACACAAAATGATTTATTTAAGAGACCAGAACTTCTCGCATGCGGATCAAGAGTCGTTCACCTTGCGTTTTGGTGAATTTGCAGATGATGCTTACACAACAGGCGTTGATGGACATCGTAATGTTCATCCAGTGATCATGGAAGCAGAGGCTCGTGTTGAGATGGTGTTTGGTAATGGGTGGCATGTGGATTCTCCATTTATGAAGCAGCCACCTTCTGTGAGTATGCTTTACGGGGTAGATGTTCCGCCTTACGGTGGTGACACGATGTGGGCAAATACAGTGTTAGCTTACAATTGTTTAAGCGACACAATGAAGAAGCTTGTCACCCCATTGAAGATTCATTTTTCGGCGAATAGTGTTGTCAATCAGCTTAAGAAAGAGGCTGAAGATAAGTATAAAAAAGATGTTGATGGCGGCCGCACTAAGGGGTTTGGTTCGATGGAGCTCGATATGAAAACGCAAAGCATGGTTGAGGGAAGCTTTCATCCGTTGGTGCGTACGCATCCTAAGTCGGGTGAGCGAGCGTTATATGTTGATCAAACGTATTCAAACGGCATCGAGGGTTTAACCGCTGACGAGTCGGCAGGACTCCTAAGTTTTCTTAAAGAACATGTCACGCAACCCGCTTTCACGTGCCGGCTAAGATGGACGCCAGGAACATTTGTGCTTTGGGATAATCGTGTTTGTTGTCATCATGCGTTTAATGACTATGACGGCCATCGAAGAGAATTGTATCGAACAACGGTGAAGGGTGAAGTTCCCGCTTAA
- the msbA gene encoding lipid A export permease/ATP-binding protein MsbA, which yields METEKSSQLYFRLLGYLKPYSLVFSVSIIGMILSAATEVALPVVIKPLLDGTFIDKDPSLMTWTPIALVLIFLVRGVSAFIAQYASAWVGNKIVMDLREEMFEKILVLPLKYFHEHSAGSQLSKFTFDVSLVQYAATQVITVFVKDSLTVIGLLGYLIYLDAKLTLISLIMLPPIALVVRYFNGRLRWASRETQDSVGAVTEVVQESIECNKVVKIFSGQQAERKRFFDTSNKLRRLLMKQTMAVAANVPIVQLIAAIATAVVIYHVMGQVRMDQTTVGGFVSYLAAMLMLTSPLKRLTGIMEHLQRGLAACESVFGLIDEEPEEDAGTVELDSIRGEIVFDRVSFKYPGADVYALEEINLTIKPGESVAIVGSSGSGKTTLANMLPRFFSPTKGRVLIDGQEIAAITLKSLRSNIALVSQEVALFNDSVVANIIYGSATEAEPQRIVEAADGAFATEFINKLADGFESSVGEKGMRLSGGQRQRLAIARTLFKDAPIVIMDEATSALDAASEKLVKNASERLRQGRTTIIIAHRFSTIEKADRIVVMDSGRIVEIGTHAELMKKKGRYEKLYAVYASNGDLMIN from the coding sequence ATGGAAACAGAAAAGAGCTCACAGCTTTACTTTCGTTTGTTGGGATACCTCAAGCCTTACTCACTGGTATTCTCTGTATCGATTATCGGAATGATACTCAGTGCGGCTACCGAAGTCGCGCTCCCGGTTGTGATTAAGCCGTTGTTAGATGGCACTTTTATCGATAAAGACCCCTCGTTGATGACGTGGACGCCGATTGCGCTCGTTCTGATTTTTTTAGTGCGAGGGGTTAGCGCGTTCATTGCCCAGTATGCGAGTGCATGGGTCGGAAACAAGATAGTTATGGATCTGCGTGAGGAGATGTTTGAGAAGATACTCGTCTTGCCGTTGAAGTATTTTCATGAACACAGCGCCGGAAGCCAGCTATCTAAATTTACTTTCGATGTATCGTTGGTTCAATATGCAGCGACTCAAGTCATTACTGTATTCGTCAAAGACTCTTTAACCGTTATTGGACTTCTCGGCTACCTAATTTATCTTGATGCGAAGTTAACGCTTATATCGTTGATTATGCTTCCGCCGATCGCACTTGTTGTGCGATATTTTAATGGCCGATTACGCTGGGCAAGTCGCGAAACTCAAGATTCAGTTGGTGCGGTTACCGAGGTCGTGCAGGAATCAATCGAATGCAATAAAGTCGTAAAAATTTTTAGTGGACAGCAAGCAGAGCGTAAACGATTTTTCGATACCAGTAATAAGCTGCGCAGACTGCTGATGAAGCAGACCATGGCGGTTGCGGCAAATGTGCCGATCGTTCAGCTCATAGCGGCCATTGCTACGGCTGTTGTGATTTACCACGTGATGGGTCAGGTGCGTATGGATCAAACTACCGTAGGGGGTTTTGTTTCTTATCTCGCTGCAATGCTAATGCTGACTTCCCCATTGAAACGACTGACCGGCATCATGGAGCACCTGCAAAGAGGTTTGGCAGCTTGTGAGAGCGTCTTCGGTCTCATTGACGAAGAGCCGGAGGAGGACGCAGGAACAGTTGAACTAGATTCGATCCGCGGCGAGATCGTTTTTGATCGCGTGTCATTCAAATATCCAGGTGCTGATGTTTACGCGTTGGAGGAGATTAATTTAACAATTAAGCCAGGAGAGAGTGTAGCCATTGTTGGCAGTTCTGGAAGTGGAAAAACTACGCTGGCAAATATGTTGCCGAGATTTTTTTCACCAACAAAAGGTCGAGTGCTCATCGATGGTCAGGAAATAGCAGCTATTACTTTGAAGAGTCTACGCTCCAATATCGCATTAGTGAGTCAAGAAGTTGCGTTATTCAACGATTCGGTAGTAGCTAATATTATTTATGGGTCTGCTACGGAGGCTGAGCCGCAAAGGATTGTAGAGGCAGCTGATGGCGCATTTGCAACAGAGTTTATTAATAAACTCGCAGATGGTTTTGAGTCGAGTGTTGGTGAGAAAGGAATGAGGTTATCAGGCGGTCAACGTCAGCGATTAGCAATTGCTCGCACGCTATTTAAAGATGCGCCCATTGTCATTATGGATGAGGCCACATCAGCGCTTGACGCTGCTTCAGAAAAGCTTGTCAAAAATGCGTCTGAGCGACTAAGACAAGGGCGGACAACCATTATTATTGCGCATCGGTTTTCAACGATAGAAAAGGCCGATAGAATTGTTGTCATGGACTCAGGTCGGATAGTTGAAATCGGTACTCACGCGGAGTTGATGAAAAAAAAGGGTCGATATGAGAAGCTCTATGCGGTATATGCAAGTAACGGAGATCTAATGATCAATTAG
- a CDS encoding TonB-dependent receptor, translating into MQHSSQLRLPWLIALLACFLVLSPARAQQQILIAPVLVTLDRFEEKSSQAPLGMQIITANQIEAAGHQSLPEFLSSHSGLSLVNNYFGNGTQSAAIDFRGYGAVGDENTLVLLNGVRIKNNDLSSVNWSSIPLDSIDRIEIGKGSGGVLYGAGATAGYINVITKRQKPNERTAQARTDLGSFGTRSMDVSGTTSGENSGLWIFGQRYNSDNYRENNEEKRSVVKLDYQWFGDLNTLTFSAGADRQDLRTPGDLLKPNGGTSISSIDRQSSDSKNDFSTLDGNNGTLSLKQDSGRWTIIEEISYRGSDSSLFAQASDEFSNIETTVWQLSPRAKYDAVDLLMGSEFIFGLDYFKWDRTNTRATNSVTIVTQPFAVADLDQTNLGLYGRSLINITDKLTAVMGFRHEQQDGEASDFVNSAAPFPFGTTNIVATEKSQKLKNNAYDLGATYSMENGVDIDLHTSRAFRVANSDEVFRAVYNNETYNTDRQFVFLEPQVSYTHELSVSLAGKKTFVSANLFQTDTRNEIRLDPVAFVNTNYSVTQRRGVEFQTTWQDEFWVVRGNFSYIQPKFSNGERNRVSLTDKDIPLVPRNKIGVSADLHLPHKYNIGAKLNYTSDQFMTNDEINAFGRKIPSYLILDLNVRKDVGPWTLALKVNNALNKEYFTFAVNSTTVGSNAFNFYPLPERSVFLTAGYAFGQ; encoded by the coding sequence ATGCAACATTCTTCCCAGTTGCGGCTGCCATGGCTTATTGCCTTGTTGGCTTGCTTTTTAGTTTTAAGTCCAGCGCGCGCGCAACAACAAATACTCATTGCCCCCGTTTTGGTTACGCTCGATCGTTTTGAGGAAAAGTCTTCGCAGGCACCCTTGGGGATGCAAATTATTACCGCTAACCAGATTGAGGCGGCCGGTCACCAAAGTCTGCCGGAGTTTCTGTCGTCCCACAGCGGACTATCTCTAGTAAATAATTATTTTGGTAATGGTACCCAGTCAGCAGCCATCGACTTTCGGGGCTATGGCGCTGTGGGCGATGAGAATACCCTTGTGCTACTTAACGGAGTGAGGATTAAAAACAACGACTTAAGTTCTGTTAACTGGTCGTCAATCCCGCTGGACAGTATTGACCGTATTGAGATTGGAAAAGGGTCTGGCGGCGTTCTTTATGGTGCTGGCGCAACAGCAGGCTACATAAATGTCATTACGAAGCGCCAAAAGCCCAACGAACGAACCGCGCAGGCGCGCACTGATTTGGGTTCATTCGGAACCCGCTCGATGGATGTTTCAGGTACGACCTCAGGCGAAAATTCCGGGCTCTGGATCTTTGGCCAACGTTATAATTCCGATAATTATCGAGAGAATAATGAGGAGAAGCGTTCAGTCGTAAAATTAGATTATCAGTGGTTTGGAGATTTAAACACGCTCACCTTTTCCGCTGGCGCCGATCGACAAGATCTGCGAACACCAGGAGACCTGCTTAAACCGAATGGTGGAACATCTATTAGTTCTATTGATCGGCAGTCGTCAGACTCTAAGAATGACTTTTCCACGCTCGATGGAAATAACGGGACGCTCTCATTAAAGCAAGACAGCGGGCGGTGGACAATAATTGAGGAAATTTCGTATCGGGGTAGCGATTCTTCGTTATTCGCACAGGCCTCTGACGAGTTCTCCAACATCGAAACTACGGTATGGCAACTATCGCCACGTGCGAAATATGACGCTGTGGACTTGTTAATGGGAAGCGAGTTTATTTTTGGACTGGATTATTTCAAGTGGGATCGAACAAATACGCGTGCGACGAATTCAGTGACGATCGTGACTCAGCCTTTTGCGGTTGCTGACCTCGACCAAACTAATTTAGGGCTATACGGACGAAGCCTCATAAATATTACTGATAAATTAACGGCTGTTATGGGTTTTCGACATGAACAACAGGACGGAGAGGCTAGTGATTTCGTCAATTCAGCGGCGCCTTTTCCTTTCGGGACTACTAATATTGTCGCGACAGAAAAATCACAAAAATTAAAAAATAATGCCTATGATCTTGGAGCTACTTACTCCATGGAAAATGGCGTTGATATTGATCTCCATACCAGCCGAGCGTTTCGCGTCGCGAATTCTGATGAGGTTTTTAGAGCGGTCTACAACAACGAAACGTACAATACAGATAGGCAGTTTGTTTTTTTAGAGCCACAGGTGAGCTATACGCACGAACTTAGCGTAAGCTTGGCCGGCAAAAAAACTTTTGTGAGTGCGAACTTATTTCAAACGGATACTCGAAATGAAATCCGATTAGATCCGGTTGCGTTCGTGAATACAAATTACTCCGTGACTCAAAGACGGGGGGTTGAGTTTCAAACAACTTGGCAAGATGAGTTTTGGGTTGTGAGGGGAAACTTTTCCTATATCCAGCCCAAGTTTTCAAACGGTGAACGAAACAGAGTCTCCTTAACGGATAAAGATATACCTTTAGTCCCGAGAAATAAAATAGGGGTTTCAGCCGATCTACATTTACCCCATAAATATAATATTGGCGCAAAGCTAAATTATACGAGCGATCAATTCATGACCAATGATGAGATTAATGCTTTTGGGAGAAAAATACCTAGTTACCTCATCCTCGACCTCAACGTTAGAAAAGATGTAGGTCCGTGGACGTTAGCGTTAAAAGTCAATAATGCGTTAAATAAAGAGTATTTTACGTTCGCGGTGAATAGTACTACGGTTGGTAGTAATGCATTTAATTTTTATCCGCTGCCAGAACGATCCGTGTTCCTCACTGCAGGCTATGCGTTTGGCCAATGA
- a CDS encoding cell division protein ZapA, producing MTAPATLEVEILGKPVRLTSHENEKEGLLNAVAFLNDQIKEIRKGGKIVGSDRIIIMAALNISHQLLTLQTRGINLNDLRGKITTMSKQIDTVLNDKENQF from the coding sequence ATGACCGCTCCAGCGACATTGGAAGTGGAAATTCTTGGGAAACCCGTGCGATTAACCAGCCACGAGAATGAAAAAGAAGGGTTGCTCAACGCGGTCGCGTTCCTCAATGATCAGATTAAAGAAATTCGAAAAGGTGGAAAAATAGTCGGCTCCGATAGAATTATAATAATGGCGGCTCTCAACATTTCTCACCAATTGCTCACCCTACAAACTCGTGGTATCAATCTAAATGACTTACGGGGCAAAATCACTACGATGAGTAAACAAATCGATACCGTTTTGAATGATAAAGAAAATCAATTTTAA
- a CDS encoding EVE domain-containing protein, with protein MTKYSHTQYWLMKSEPDVFSIDDLQKCPGKTEPWNGVRNYQARNFMRDEMAVGDGVLFYHSNCSPPGIAGYAEVARTAYPDESQFDIVSDYFDSKATREKPRWFNVAVKFVRKTALLSLQELREHEKLKGMKVLQKGSRLSITPVTPHEWRYIQKLI; from the coding sequence ATGACCAAATATAGCCACACTCAATATTGGCTGATGAAATCAGAGCCAGACGTTTTCAGCATCGATGATCTACAGAAATGCCCTGGGAAAACGGAGCCATGGAATGGCGTGCGCAATTATCAAGCGCGGAATTTCATGAGGGATGAAATGGCGGTAGGAGACGGCGTCCTATTTTATCACTCTAACTGCTCACCCCCGGGGATCGCGGGCTATGCCGAAGTCGCACGTACAGCATATCCCGATGAATCTCAATTCGACATAGTGAGTGATTACTTCGATTCAAAGGCAACACGGGAAAAGCCTCGTTGGTTCAACGTAGCCGTTAAATTCGTTCGTAAGACTGCGCTTCTATCACTACAGGAATTAAGAGAGCACGAAAAACTCAAAGGTATGAAAGTGCTTCAAAAAGGCTCCCGACTGTCCATAACGCCCGTGACACCTCATGAGTGGCGCTACATCCAAAAACTGATCTGA
- a CDS encoding sulfite exporter TauE/SafE family protein, protein MIDSIAYWSAAYLAIGIFVGFFAGLLGIGGGTLLVPLLVFFFTAQDFATDRILHLAIGTSLASIVFTSFSSIRAHHAQRAILWPTVKQASTFLILGTFGGSFLAEFLDAKVLAGLFVLFAAYASAQLILDLKPKPTRSLPKSIGMGIGSGLIGILSSLVGIGGGVITIPLMVMHNVPMRNAVGTSAALGLPIALAGGFGYIWNGLGKADLPELSFGYVYFPALIGIVVGTFITVPFGAKLTHSMPVSRLKNIFAVILMILAIEMFVEIFMFNQSNLVSN, encoded by the coding sequence ATGATAGATTCAATAGCGTATTGGTCAGCGGCTTATCTTGCGATAGGAATCTTTGTTGGTTTTTTTGCGGGACTACTTGGAATTGGTGGCGGAACGCTTCTTGTTCCCCTCTTGGTATTTTTCTTTACAGCCCAGGATTTTGCAACCGATCGAATCCTGCATCTTGCCATTGGTACGTCCCTCGCTTCTATCGTATTCACCTCTTTCTCAAGCATTCGCGCTCACCATGCACAAAGGGCTATTTTGTGGCCAACCGTGAAACAAGCATCCACTTTTCTGATCCTTGGCACCTTTGGTGGAAGCTTTTTAGCAGAATTCCTCGACGCGAAAGTGCTGGCTGGTTTATTTGTTCTTTTTGCTGCCTACGCCTCGGCACAGCTCATTCTGGATCTTAAGCCCAAGCCGACACGAAGTCTGCCGAAAAGCATCGGCATGGGCATCGGCTCCGGGCTAATTGGAATACTGTCTAGCCTCGTTGGCATTGGGGGTGGTGTAATTACCATTCCACTGATGGTGATGCACAATGTGCCCATGCGAAACGCAGTAGGCACGTCAGCAGCGCTTGGGCTCCCCATCGCTTTAGCGGGAGGCTTTGGGTATATCTGGAATGGCCTAGGGAAAGCGGACTTGCCTGAATTAAGCTTCGGCTACGTTTATTTCCCTGCGCTTATCGGCATTGTCGTGGGCACATTTATCACGGTTCCATTCGGAGCAAAGCTCACGCACTCCATGCCCGTTTCGCGCTTAAAGAACATCTTCGCCGTGATTCTGATGATACTAGCGATAGAAATGTTCGTAGAGATATTTATGTTCAATCAATCCAATTTAGTTTCAAACTAA
- a CDS encoding 2OG-Fe(II) oxygenase, giving the protein MNSILNQIVSDIDSDGYSITQGFFNEGALEELRLRCDVGLAEGYFKEAGIGTGSRYQVQEKIRADQIWWFSQNDGATTADIFLQFDQLKDHLNQKLYLGLFDFESHLARYKPGAGYERHYDRPKGSARRKLTVTLYLNKDWSIKDGGCLRLYLTPNCEIFVDVEPQFGTLVFFERIICSRGFSKQ; this is encoded by the coding sequence ATGAATTCCATACTTAACCAAATTGTTAGTGATATTGATAGTGATGGGTACTCGATTACCCAAGGCTTCTTTAATGAGGGCGCTCTTGAGGAGCTACGGTTACGGTGTGATGTTGGCCTGGCTGAAGGGTACTTTAAAGAGGCTGGTATCGGAACGGGATCGCGGTATCAAGTTCAAGAAAAAATAAGGGCTGATCAAATATGGTGGTTTAGCCAAAATGATGGCGCGACGACAGCCGATATTTTTCTGCAATTTGATCAACTTAAGGACCATCTTAATCAAAAACTCTATCTTGGGCTTTTTGATTTTGAATCTCATCTAGCTCGGTATAAACCAGGAGCTGGATACGAGCGACATTATGATCGCCCCAAAGGTAGTGCGCGTCGTAAATTGACGGTAACGCTTTACTTGAATAAGGATTGGTCAATAAAAGATGGAGGATGCTTACGGTTATATTTGACGCCTAATTGTGAGATTTTCGTTGATGTTGAACCACAGTTCGGTACGCTCGTTTTTTTTGAGCGAATTATTTGCTCACGAGGTTTTTCCAAGCAATAG
- a CDS encoding AMP-binding protein translates to MNFYSLIEKIVQSKPTNVAIKSSAKQIISYRELDQQVSQYAHALDVLGVSPGDRIIGQVDKSLPSLFLYLACLKAGYIFVPLNTAYKATELMYFIADAEPRLFVTSCDRYDEVSALVATVQGCSVVILAEDPHRDLFSLAVEQASSGLVRAVKPDDVAVIIYTSGTTGRSKGAMITHDNLVSNVSVLTSLWHFSEHDTLLHALPIFHVHGLFVANHCVLSVGASMLWLNRFDVEEIIGAIAESTVMMGVPTFYTRLLSDAKLTTYLCRNMRLFISGSAPMLSETHELFEQRTGHRILERYGMSEAGMITSNPYDGVRKVGTVGLPLPSVSVRIVDDADLSVSNCATGHIQIKGANVFLGYRNMPERTQEEFTGDGWFRTGDLGVLDGDNYLTIVGRSKDLIITGGYNVYPKEIELILDDEPGVFESAVFGVKHPDFGEAVNAVVVASPDAKLDPESLIEALKVKLASYKVPKVIRVVAQLPRNAMGKVQKSLLRGPYKGD, encoded by the coding sequence GTGAATTTTTATTCGCTCATTGAAAAAATTGTTCAATCAAAGCCAACGAATGTTGCTATAAAAAGCAGCGCTAAACAGATCATCTCGTATCGAGAGCTTGATCAGCAAGTTTCCCAATACGCACATGCTTTGGATGTGCTGGGTGTTTCCCCAGGAGACCGCATTATTGGGCAAGTCGATAAGAGTTTGCCGAGTTTGTTTCTTTATTTGGCGTGTTTGAAAGCAGGGTATATTTTCGTTCCTTTAAACACGGCTTACAAGGCAACAGAGTTGATGTACTTTATAGCGGACGCAGAGCCCAGGTTGTTTGTAACTTCTTGTGATCGATATGACGAAGTATCAGCTTTAGTGGCCACGGTTCAAGGCTGCTCGGTAGTTATTTTGGCGGAAGATCCGCATCGCGATCTTTTTAGTTTAGCGGTTGAGCAAGCGTCAAGCGGCTTGGTTCGAGCAGTGAAACCTGATGACGTTGCCGTTATTATTTATACGTCTGGTACTACAGGCCGTAGTAAGGGAGCGATGATAACGCATGATAACTTGGTGTCGAACGTAAGTGTGCTGACTAGCCTTTGGCATTTTTCTGAACACGACACCCTGCTTCATGCCCTACCAATTTTTCATGTGCATGGGTTATTTGTCGCGAATCATTGTGTGCTTAGCGTGGGCGCGTCCATGCTGTGGCTCAATCGATTTGATGTCGAAGAAATTATTGGTGCGATTGCAGAATCAACAGTGATGATGGGCGTACCTACGTTTTATACTAGGCTACTCAGCGATGCGAAATTAACTACTTATTTGTGTCGTAACATGCGGTTATTTATTTCTGGATCGGCGCCAATGTTGTCAGAGACACATGAGTTATTTGAGCAAAGGACAGGGCATCGAATTTTAGAGCGCTATGGTATGTCAGAAGCTGGAATGATTACCAGTAATCCCTACGACGGAGTACGTAAGGTTGGGACTGTGGGCTTACCACTGCCGAGTGTTTCTGTCCGCATAGTGGACGATGCTGATTTGAGTGTCTCCAACTGTGCTACAGGGCATATACAGATTAAAGGCGCTAATGTGTTTCTTGGCTATCGAAATATGCCAGAAAGAACTCAAGAGGAGTTTACGGGCGACGGGTGGTTTCGTACTGGAGATCTTGGGGTATTAGATGGAGATAATTATTTGACCATTGTGGGGCGATCAAAGGATCTCATTATTACTGGTGGGTATAACGTTTATCCTAAAGAAATAGAACTTATATTAGATGATGAGCCGGGAGTCTTCGAGTCTGCCGTATTCGGCGTGAAGCATCCTGATTTTGGTGAGGCAGTCAATGCTGTAGTTGTGGCTAGTCCGGATGCCAAATTAGATCCGGAGAGTTTAATCGAGGCGCTTAAAGTAAAACTCGCCAGCTATAAAGTGCCTAAGGTTATTCGAGTTGTGGCTCAGTTACCGCGAAACGCAATGGGTAAAGTTCAAAAATCGTTACTTAGAGGCCCCTACAAAGGCGACTGA
- a CDS encoding M20 family metallopeptidase, with protein sequence MISVIELTKYLVRMNTINPPGDEEACAKFLGNLLEGSGFTVSYFPLGKKRASLVARIGGNSAKKPLCITGHIDTVPLGAAAWTKDPFCGETDAGRLFGRGTSDMKCGVAAFVTAALTLSDKLAGTPGLELVITAGEELGCQGAFDLVQQQGALGRAGAVLVAEPTCNSPYIGHKGAYWVTAKTKGITAHGSMPELGQNAVYKAAKTITALENFKFSNPPHDIMGQATLNVGMVHGGLNINSVPDEAAISIDIRSVPTSKHADVRDQLQQCMGHEVVLETFIDLDSVYSEPDTPWIQTIFDLVQPYLGYRPEAKVAGFFTDAAVLTPAYGFPPTVILGPGESNMAHKTDEYCVLDRVEASVDMYKDIISNWCDL encoded by the coding sequence GTGATATCGGTAATAGAATTAACCAAATATCTAGTTCGTATGAACACGATCAATCCCCCGGGTGATGAAGAGGCATGCGCAAAATTTTTAGGTAACCTTTTGGAGGGTTCTGGATTTACGGTGTCTTATTTTCCACTAGGGAAAAAACGGGCGAGTTTGGTAGCGCGTATTGGTGGTAACAGCGCGAAGAAGCCGCTGTGTATAACGGGACATATCGACACAGTTCCCCTGGGTGCGGCTGCATGGACCAAAGATCCGTTTTGTGGTGAGACTGATGCGGGTCGGTTGTTTGGTCGAGGAACGAGTGATATGAAATGCGGCGTTGCTGCATTCGTAACGGCGGCGCTTACGCTATCAGATAAGCTTGCTGGAACCCCAGGTCTCGAGTTGGTGATTACTGCCGGCGAAGAGCTCGGGTGCCAAGGTGCATTTGATTTAGTTCAACAACAGGGAGCGCTAGGTCGAGCAGGCGCGGTTTTGGTGGCTGAGCCCACGTGTAACTCTCCTTATATCGGACATAAAGGGGCCTACTGGGTAACAGCAAAAACTAAAGGGATTACCGCTCATGGTTCTATGCCAGAGTTGGGACAAAATGCGGTTTATAAGGCTGCAAAGACAATCACTGCGCTGGAAAATTTTAAATTCTCAAATCCCCCGCATGACATAATGGGGCAAGCGACCCTTAACGTAGGCATGGTACATGGAGGGTTAAACATAAACTCCGTGCCGGATGAGGCTGCCATTTCTATTGATATCCGCAGTGTCCCTACTTCAAAACATGCGGATGTCAGAGATCAATTGCAACAATGTATGGGGCACGAGGTTGTACTCGAAACCTTTATTGATTTAGATAGTGTTTACTCCGAGCCCGATACGCCGTGGATACAAACCATTTTTGATCTTGTTCAGCCCTATTTGGGGTATCGACCAGAAGCTAAAGTTGCAGGGTTCTTTACTGATGCCGCAGTCCTTACGCCTGCTTATGGATTCCCTCCAACCGTGATTTTGGGGCCAGGAGAATCGAATATGGCACATAAAACAGATGAATACTGTGTGCTTGATCGCGTTGAAGCGTCCGTAGATATGTACAAAGATATTATTTCTAACTGGTGTGACCTTTAG
- a CDS encoding ABC transporter ATP-binding protein: MSRLTIHNLTAGYDAADVVSDVSFEVIAGKITCLLGANGAGKTTLIRSILGLNKIRSGHVLFDSVDISSLATHEIASRGITCAPEGRRVFARMTVRENLQAGAFLERDAAAVAARLSQVYALFPKLEERCSQLAGTMSGGEQAMLTIGRSLMSNPSLMIFDEPSLGLSPLFVRENFRIIKEINEKGMTVLLVEQNVRQTLDIAHYGYVLSQGKIVASGSVDSLRDNTELRAAYFGKA, from the coding sequence ATGTCAAGGCTGACAATACATAATTTAACCGCCGGGTATGACGCAGCGGATGTGGTGAGTGATGTGTCCTTTGAGGTTATCGCGGGGAAAATAACCTGTTTACTCGGAGCAAACGGTGCCGGGAAAACAACCTTGATCAGATCTATATTAGGTTTGAATAAGATTCGCTCAGGCCATGTTTTATTTGACAGTGTAGATATTTCTTCCCTTGCCACGCATGAAATAGCAAGCCGAGGCATTACGTGTGCGCCTGAGGGGAGGCGGGTCTTTGCGCGGATGACAGTTCGAGAGAACCTTCAAGCCGGGGCATTTTTAGAGCGAGATGCTGCTGCAGTCGCGGCGCGCTTGTCGCAAGTGTATGCTCTTTTTCCAAAACTTGAAGAACGATGCAGTCAACTAGCAGGAACAATGTCAGGCGGTGAGCAAGCGATGCTGACTATTGGTAGGAGTCTAATGAGCAATCCATCACTCATGATTTTTGATGAGCCCTCGCTTGGCCTATCGCCTCTATTTGTTAGAGAGAATTTTCGTATTATTAAAGAGATTAATGAAAAAGGAATGACCGTATTGTTAGTTGAGCAAAATGTTCGGCAAACATTAGACATTGCGCACTATGGCTACGTCTTATCTCAGGGGAAAATTGTAGCAAGTGGGTCGGTGGACTCCCTAAGAGATAATACAGAGTTACGTGCAGCTTATTTTGGAAAAGCTTAA